The following coding sequences lie in one Mustelus asterias chromosome 6, sMusAst1.hap1.1, whole genome shotgun sequence genomic window:
- the LOC144495079 gene encoding proteinase-activated receptor 1-like: MGWKVQLVLWVVLLSATSALRRDNSSQNKADPRSFAIYPEPEPLEFLDLDGKIEGEGSGQYDGSGFRDASGFGPDDNKPIVPDVHSEERLAKPVVSISNTAEQYLTSRWMTVFIPSVYTVVFAVGLLLNCVAILMIRFRIKHKKPAVIYMMNLAAADLLFVLLLPLKIAYHFSGNNWGFGSFLCRLVTGGFYAYMYCSVLLMMCISIDRFLAVVYPIRSAPWRTRGRTLVLCLVSWLAAIGGAVPLCLTEQTVYVTQLDIITCHDVLPLWTLQNYSNYYFPALCFLLFVIPLLVTSVCYICIISTLHSANMTNKSKKTRAVCLAVIVLSVFIVCFAPSNIILLIHYLHFYHAPSDSLYFAYIICVCIGSVSCCLDPLIYYYASSLFQMHFQNLLCPRDLTESGNSQTESKGCKTGNTSLNDSSYKKLLA, from the exons ATGGGCTGGAAAGTTCAGCTCGTGTTGTGGGTCGTTTTGCTTTCCGCGACCTCCGCTCTCAGACGTG ACAACTCATCACAGAATAAAGCGGATCCAAGAAGTTTTGCAATTTATCCGGAGCCTGAACCTTTGGAATTTCTTGATCTCGATGGGAAAATTGAAGGCGAAGGCTCAGGCCAGTATGATGGAAGTGGATTCAGAGATGCATCTGGATTTGGACCGGATGACAATAAACCCATCGTCCCTGATGTACACTCAGAGGAACGCCTTGCGAAACCTGTCGTGTCCATCTCAAACACAGCGGAGCAATACCTAACCAGTCGATGGATGACTGTGTTTATTCCTTCTGTTTACACCGTTGTTTTTGCAGTGGGATTGCTTCTCAACTGCGTCGCAATTTTAATGATTCGCTTCAGAATAAAGCATAAAAAGCCGGCGGTAATTTACATGATGAATTTGGCAGCAGCAGATTTGTTGTTTGTGCTGTTGCTGCCTCTGAAAATCGCCTACCATTTTTCTGGTAATAACTGGGGCTTTGGCTCCTTCCTGTGCCGGTTAGTTACCGGTGGTTTTTATGCTTATATGTACTGCTCAGTGCTGCTGATGATGTGTATAAGTATTGACCGTTTTCTCGCTGTGGTCTATCCGATACGATCTGCCCCCTGGAGAACCCGGGGACGTACGCTTGTGCTTTGCCTTGTCTCGTGGCTTGCAGCTATCGGCGGTGCTGTGCCGCTTTGCCTCACAGAACAAACGGTGTATGTCACTCAGCTGGACATTATAACCTGCCACGATGTGCTACCCCTCTGGACGCTACAAAACTATTCCAATTACTATTTCCCCGCTTTGTGTTTTCTGCTCTTTGTAATTCCCCTGCTTGTGACCTCGGTCTGCTACATATGCATTATCTCAACCCTTCATTCGGCAAACATGACAAACAAGAGCAAGAAAACTCGTGCTGTCTGTTTGGCTGTGATTGTGCTGTCGGTCTTCATTGTTTGTTTTGCACCGTCTAACATCATTTTGCTCATACACTACCTTCATTTTTATCATGCACCAAGTGACTCTCTCTATTTTGCCTACATTATCTGTGTGTGCATAGGCAGTGTGAGCTGTTGCCTCGatcctttgatttattattatgcctCAAGCCTTTTCCAAATGCATTTTCAGAATCTCCTGTGCCCTCGGGATCTCACTGAATCTGGGAATAGTCAAACCGAGTCTAAGGGCTGTAAAACAGGGAACACCAGTTTGAACGATAGTTCCTACAAAAAATTACTAGCCTAA